Proteins co-encoded in one Setaria viridis chromosome 9, Setaria_viridis_v4.0, whole genome shotgun sequence genomic window:
- the LOC117835680 gene encoding putative disease resistance protein At1g50180, with protein sequence MVEPAISAVAGSIKDLAVQETTLLCGVIGEAGFLKDELQRLHGFLKDADTKRRSGNSNATICIGQIRDATYEAENVLQVVDYMKKRNMLKKGFVGAISRYARLPSDLITLHKVGNEIQRIRRRVREIFESARDLEFLYRGNTELGNFHVDDESLQDHGLVLQNFEAVTVIGFDNEQKEIVEKLTEKDNKLSVVSIVGMGGAGKTTLARKICTSDKIKQYFDAIAWVTVSQKFEVVDLLKDIMKQIFGGRDDGREVGQMGEIDLGKKIQAFFAEKRYLVVLDDVWTANTWNQINTMVKVFPDANNGSRVMLTTRKIDVAYHITMQTYVHELKLLDGEKSWELFSMKALPPYRRSLIQNIDEFEEIGRKLARKCKGLPLALAVLGGYLSRNLNLDAWSDILQGWTSTENGQMMGAILARSYSDLPNHYIKSCFLYLAVFPEDYSIFVSDLIKLWIAEGFIPPITRHTREQTARMYVSDLAQRCLVQVVSRSKAHGWIEEIRIHDILRDWCVEEARYAGLVDVIDNTIGHVGESSSNTMVSYRSSFQNFCDGNMFTATPNLRTLFGFELSSFSLPKLRFLRVLHVEKSILINFGRVISGCIHLRYLGLRGCQQATLPSSIGQLLYLQTIDLRETSLESAIPNSLWDIPTLRHVYLHSTLFSAPRNCPQKELQSLHLHLPYEGNSKLLRRGYMVAFLGQMTQLTTLVLSAESMPQEMIHLLANMNVLVEVTLGVFTLLDKLPDSQLLPQDLRRLDLLADTIKEDPMPILEKLPCLVVVKLWGYQGRTMLCSAKGFPRLQELILSFSSIDEWRLEVETMPKLSRLMLYNCNMKKLPEGLLHLPSLKELELRGMGSQNYEDDVTRKKLDGRGCKVGD encoded by the exons ATGGTCGAGCCTGCTATTTCTGCTGTCGCTGGGAGCATCAAGGATCTTGCTGTCCAGGAGACCACACTGCTGTGCGGAGTCATTGGTGAAGCCGGGTTCTTGAAAGATGAGCTGCAGCGTCTACATGGCTTCCTCAAAGATGCCGACACCAAGCGGAGATCAGGGAATTCAAATGCCACTATCTGCATTGGGCAAATCAGGGATGCCACATATGAAGCTGAGAATGTCCTCCAAGTTGTGGACTACATGAAGAAGAGAAACATGCTCAAGAAGGGATTTGTCGGTGCCATTTCAAGGTATGCTCGCTTACCAAGCGATTTGATCACTCTTCATAAAGTTGGTAATGAAATTCAACGTATAAGAAGGAGGGTTAGGGAGATATTTGAAAGTGCAAGAGATTTGGAATTCCTTTATCGGGGTAATACAGAGTTAGGCAATTTTCATGTTGATGATGAGTCCCTGCAAGATCACGGTCTTGTGCTCCAAAATTTTGAAGCTGTTACTGTTATCGGTTTTGACAAtgagcaaaaagaaatagttgaAAAATTAACTGAAAAGGATAACAAGCTTAGTGTAGTCTCCATTGTTGGCATGGGTGGAGCAGGAAAAACTACACTTGCTAGAAAAATCTGCACTTCAGATAAAATAAAACAATATTTCGACGCAATTGCTTGGGTTACTGTATCTCAAAAGTTTGAGGTTGTTGATTTATTGAAGGATATTATGAAACAAATCTTTGGGGGCAGAGATGATGGTAGAGAAGTTGGTCAAATGGGAGAGATAGATTTGGGAAAGAAGATACAAGCCTTCTTTGCAGAAAAAAGATATTTAGTTGTGCTTGATGATGTGTGGACAGCAAATACATGGAACCAAATAAATACAATGGTCAAAGTATTTCCAGACGCAAATAATGGCAGTAGAGTAATGTTAACCACCCGTAAGATTGATGTCGCTTATCATATTACAATGCAAACCTATGTTCACGAACTGAAGCTCTTGGATGGTGAAAAGAGTTGGGAACTTTTTAGTATGAAAGCTTTACCACCATATAGAAGGTCCTTGATACAGAACATTGATGAGTTTGAAGAGATAGGGAGAAAGCTTGCACGGAAATGTAAAGGACTACCACTTGCACTAGCTGTTTTGGGGGGCTATCTATCGAGGAATTTAAATCTAGATGCATGGTCGGATATACTACAGGGTTGGACGTCAACTGAAAATGGGCAGATGATGGGAGCCATACTAGCTCGAAGTTATAGTGACTTGCCAAATCATTATATAAAATCTTGTTTCCTCTATCTTGCTGTCTTCCCTGAGGATTACTCCATATTTGTATCGGATCTTATCAAATTATGGATAGCGGAAGGCTTCATTCCACCTATAACAAGGCACACACGGGAACAAACAGCACGTATGTACGTAAGTGATCTGGCTCAAAGATGTTTGGTTCAAGTGGTTAGTCGAAGCAAGGCCCACGGATGGATTGAAGAAATAAGGATTCATGATATTTTACGTGACTGGTGTGTTGAAGAAGCGAGATATGCTGGTCTTGTTGATGTCATCGACAACACTATAG GCCATGTTGGTGAATCTTCGTCCAATACCATGGTCTCCTATCGTTCATCTTTTCAAAACTTCTGTGATGGTAACATGTTCACAGCAACACCTAATCTCCGAACTCTGTTTGGCTTTGAACTTTCATCATTCTCCCTACCCAAGCTGAGATTCCTCAGAGTTCTCCATGTGGAAAAGTCGATCCTAATTAATTTTGGCAGGGTTATCAGTGGGTGCATTCACCTAAGATATCTCGGGTTGAGAGGGTGTCAGCAGGCTACGCTACCTTCTTCAATTGGACAATTGCTTTACTTGCAAACTATAGACCTGAGAGAAACGAGCTTGGAATCAGCAATACCAAACTCTTTATGGGACATCCCTACTCTAAGGCATGTTTACCTTCATAGCACATTGTTTTCAGCTCCGAGGAATTGTCCACAGAAAGAGCTCCAGTCCTTACATTTGCATCTCCCATACGAGGGGAACAGTAAGTTATTGCGGCGTGGGTACATGGTGGCCTTTTTGGGCCAAATGACCCAACTAACTACTCTCGTATTGTCGGCGGAGTCCATGCCCCAAGAGATGATTCATTTACTGGCAAACATGAATGTTCTAGTTGAGGTTACCCTTGGTGTGTTCACGTTGCTCGATAAGTTGCCTGATAGCCAGCTTCTCCCGCAAGACCTACGGAGGCTTGATTTATTGGCCGATACCATTAAAGAAGACCCGATGCCAATCCTGGAGAAGCTTCCCTGCCTGGTGGTGGTCAAGTTATGGGGGTACCAAGGGCGAACCATGTTATGCTCTGCCAAAGGGTTCCCACGGCTGCAAGAGTTGATCCTTAGTTTTTCTTCCATTGACGAGTGGAGGTTGGAGGTCGAGACAATGCCAAAGCTCTCACGCCTGATGCTTTATAATTGTAACATGAAGAAGCTCCCGGAGGGGCTTCTGCACCTGCCGTCCCTCAAGGAGCTTGAGCTGCGGGGAATGGGCTCCCAGAATTATGAAGATGACGTCACTCGGAAGAAGCTGGATGGGAGAGGATGCAAGGTAGGTGATTGA